The DNA region GAGCAGCAAGAGCTTGCGCTCGGGCAAGATGGAAGACGTCATCTTTGCCGGCAACGAGAAGCGCAAGCCGCTCGGCCTGGCCGAAGTGACGATTACCTTCGACAACAGCGACCGCCGGTTGGCGATCGACTTCGAGGAAGTCGAGATCGCGCGGCGCGCCTATCGCGCGGGCGAGATCGAATACTACATCAACCGCAATCAGGTGCGCTTGCGCGACGTGCTCGATCTGCTGATGGGGACGGGCCTGGGGCCGGGCAGCTATTCGATTGTCTCGCAAGGTCAGATCGACGCGATTCTCACGAGCAAGCCGACGGACCGCCGCGCACTCTTTGAAGAGACTGCCGGCATCGCCAAGTTCCTGGCGCGGAAGAACGAGTCGCTGCGCCGCTTGGAGCAGACCGAGGCGAACGCGATCCGCATCAACGACTTGATCGTCGAGTTGGAACGCCGCATCCCCGAACTCGACACGCAGGTGCGCCGGGCTAGACGCTACCGTAAGCTCAACACGCGGGTGCGCGATCTCGAGATTCTTTCGTACATTCGTGCCAGCGCGTCACGCCGCGGCGAACGCGAGACGCTCAAGGCCGAGCTCAGCCGCAACGAGGAGCTGCGCGGCGCGGGCGCCGCCAAAGCTGCGACGCTGGGCGCGCAACTCGCGCAAGCTCGTACCGACGCGTACCGCCAAGAGCTCGCGCTGGAAGAGCTGCGCACGAAGACGCAGACGGTACGCGCCGACCTTGCGCGGCTCGAAGCTGAATACGCCGCATCGCAAGCGCGCCGCGAAGCACTGGAAGCGCAAGATACGCAGACCTCTCAAGACGCGGAGCGCGTTCGCCAGGAGCGCGAAACGCTGGAAGCGACGATCGCAAGCCTCGAGGCGCGTTTGGGCCCGCTGCAGGCAGAGCTCGAAGCCGCGCGCGACGGCGAGCTGGCTGCGCAGGCCGCACTCTCGCACGCGCGCGGCGAACTCGACGCGATCTTCACGCAGCTGCGCGAAGTGGAAGCCGCGGCTTCGCTGTCGGCGGCACGCAAAGCCGAACGCCGCGTGCAGTATCAAAACGCGCGCACGGAGAGCGAGCGGTTCGAGAACGATCTGCGCACCGCGAATGATGCGGCCGAACGTCTGCAGATTGCAGCCGGCGGCGCAACACACCGGTACGGCGAGCGCGAAGCGCAGCTCAACGCGCTCGAGACGCAGCTGCTCGACGCGCGCGGCCGCATCGAAGATGCCGAAAAGTTGGCGTCCGCCGCGCAAAGTGATCTTGCGCAAGCGCAAACCGCGCACCGCGAATACTCGAGCGAAGTCGCCGCTGCGCAGTCGCGTCTGCACACGATCGAAGAACTCGAAAACGCGATGGAAGGCCACGTGCCCGGAACGCGCGCCGTCGTCGAGGCGTGGCAGCGCGGCGAACTGCGCGGCATCGAGGGCATCGTCAGCAACCTGATCGAGATCGACGAGCAGTACGCGCGCGCGATGGACGTCGCATTCGGCGTCCGCCTCTCGAACATCGTCACGCAAACTTCGGAAGACGCCGAACGCGCCATCGATTTCTTGAACGTGAAAGAAGTCGGCCGGGCGACGTTCTTGCCGCTCGACACGCTGAAGAACCGTACCGGCAAGGAACTGACCGCCGAGCTGCGCGGCATGAAAGGCATCATCGGCTACGCGCACACGCTAGTACGGACCGCGCCGCAGTATGAAAGCATCGTGCGCTTTTTGGTGGGCAGCGTACTGCTGGTGGATACCTTGCAAACCGGTATCGATCTCGTGCGCAATCGCGGATTCCGCGAAACCATCGTCACGTTGTCGGGCGAACAGATTGCCGGCGGCGGCGCGATCACCGGCGGCCGTTACAAGCGCGAGCGCTCGATTCTTTCGCGGCGCGCACAGGCGCAGACGCTGCGCGAGCGCCTGACGGAGATGCGCACGCATCTGCAGCAACTGGAATCGCAGCTCGAGCGCAATGCCAACGAGTCGGTCAAAGCGATCGAGGCGCGCGACGCGGCCAGAGCGTTCTTTACGCGCACGGAGCTGAGCCTGGCCGAGGTGCGAGGCGAGATGGCGACGGCGGCCGCCGAAGCCGAACGCATGCAGCAAGACTTTGCCGCATCGCAGGCGCGCATTGCGGAGCTGCAAGCTGCGGCTGAAAGTGCGCGCGCTCGCGAGCTTGAATTCGAGAAACTTCCGGAAGAGGCCGACGACGCCGACCGTGCGCGTCTGGAGACGCTCTTGCGTGAAGCGCGCGAACGGATCGCGCAAGCGGAAGCCGCGCAAGCCGAAGCGACGCGCGTCGCGGGCGAATTGCGCGAGCGGCAAGCTGCGCTGGGCGCGGAGGATCATGCCGCGAGAGCGCGCTTTGGATTGATCGACGCCGACGTCGAACGTGCACGCGCGGCCCGCGAGCAGATGCACGCCGACATCGCGCATTTGAACGCACAGGTGCAGACCGGCGCGGCGCAACTGGAGACGCTGCGGGTAGCAGTCGCGGAAACCGATGCAAACTTTGAGGCGGCACGCCGCGAGCGCGAAACGCTCTCGGATCGCGTGACGCAACTCGAGTCGGACGTGCGCACTGCGGAACTCGAAGAGCGCGATATCGCCGCGGGCGGCGAGAGTCACCGAATGCGTCTCGCCGAGATCGAAGCCGAGCTCGGTATGCTCGTCTCGCAGTTCGCGCAGAACCCGGCCACCGACGAAGAGTGCCGCGAAGTCGAAGAACGGTATAAGGAAGAACCCGACGAGGTGACCGTCGATCTTCCGCGCCTGCGCGAAGAGCTGGCGCGCCTCTCGAACGTCAACCTCAATGCCGAGGCGGATCGCGAAGAGCTCTCGCAGCGCGAACAGTTCTTGCGGGCGCAGCTCGACGATCTGGCCAAGGCGCGCGAGACGCTGCTGCAGTCGATCGCCGAGATCGAACAGCTGACGCAAGCGCAGTTCAATGAAACCTTCGAACTGGTCGCAGCGGCGTTTACGGAGATGTACGCGCGCTTGATTGGCGGCGGCGAAGCGCGCATGTGGCAAACCAATCCGGAGAATCTCTCCGAAACCGGCATCGAAATTTCCGTGCAGCCACCGGGCAAGAAGCTGATGCCGCTGGCGGCGCTCTCCGGCGGCGAGCGCGCGCTCACCGCGGCCGCGCTCATCTTTGCGCTGATTACCGTTCGTCCGTCGCCGTTCTACCTGCTCGACGAAGTCGACGCCGCGCTGGACGACGCCAACGTCGAGCGTTTCTCCAAGATGGTGCGCGAGCTGGCCACCGAGTCGCAGATGGTGATCGTGACGCACAACAAACAGACGATGGAACTCGCCGACCGCCTGTACGGCGTAACGATGCGCGAAGCGGGAATCAGCTCGATCATTTCCGCGGAGCTGAGCGAAGACGACCAGCGGGCGGAGGCCGCCATTGCCTGAAGCCGCGCTCTTTTCGCTTACCGATAAAGCCGGAGCGCCCGAACTAGCCAAAGCGCTTGTCGCGCGCGGCTGCGCGATCTACGCCACGAGCGGAACGCGCGAAGTCCTGGCCGCAAGCGGAATTCCGTCGCACGACGTCGAGGAGGTCACCGGCTTTCCGGCGCTTTTCGGCGGTCTCATCAAAACGCTGCATCCCAAACTGCTCGGCGGCATTCTTTTCGATCGCGACGACGCCGGCCACCGCGCGCAGGCGCTGCAGTACGGGATTCACCCGTTTTCCGTCGTCGCGGTCAATCTTTATCCGTTCGAAGCAATTGACATCGGCGGCGTCGCACTATTGCGCGCGGCCGCAAAAAATTACCGGCACGTTACCGTGCTCAGCGATCCGTCGCAGTACGGCGCGTTCTTGGAAGCGCTGGATCGCGGAGGCCCAAGCGAAGCCGAGCGCAAGCAGCTCGCCGTTCGTGCCTTCGAGCGTGCCTCAGAGTATGACGTCGCGATCGCCCGCCATCTTGCGGAAGGCGAGAAGGACGCCGAGGAATTGCCCGGAGCGTTGACCGTCGCCATGCCGCTCTCGCAGCAGTTGCGCTACGGAGAGAACCCGCAGCTTCGCGCGGCGTTTTATCTGGGCAACTCGCGTCTGGTTCCGGAGCAGCTGCACGGCAAGGCGCTGAGTTACAATAACTTGCTCGACCTCGACGCGACGCTGCGCCTGCTTTCCCGAGCGGCGCTCGGCGCCGAGTTTGGCTCGCAGCGCGAGCGCTTCGTGCGCACGGCGATCGTCAAACACACGGTGCCGTGCGGCGTCGCGCAACGTTCGACGGTGCAAAAGGCCATCGGTGAGGCGCTGCAAGCCGATCCGATCTCCGCTTACGGCGGCATCTTGGCAACGGACGGCGCGATCGATCTGCCGGCGGCGCAAGCGCTGGCGCCGTTTTTCCTTGAGATCGTGGCCGCGCCGGATTTCGCACCCGATGCACTGCAGATGCTGCAGAAAAAAAAGAATCTACGGATCATGCGCTACGATCCGCATCTGCCGGACGAATTGCAGCGCGGCCTGCAGCTGCGCAGCGCGCTTGGCGGCGTGCTCGCGGAGGAAGAGGATCCGGCATTCGATGCCGAGTCGTGGCGCGTCGTGAGTTCGCGCCAGCCGCTCAAACAGGAATGGCACGATTTGGCGCTGGCGTGGGACGTCGTGCGCCACGTAAAGAGCAACGGCGTCGCGATCGTCAGCGACGGCGTGACGCGCGGAATCTGCGCGGGTCAAACCAATCGCGTGAGCGCAGTGGAGATCGCCGGCCTGCGGGCAGGCAAACTCGCCAAGGGCGCCGCCTGCGCGAGCGATGGATTCTTTCCATTCCCCGATGGACTGGAGGCGGCCGCCGCCGCCGGGTGTACTGCGGTGATTGCACCAAGCGGCTCGGTGCGCGATAACGAGGTGGTCGCGACGGCCGACAAGCTCAAGGTCTCATTGGTGTTTTCAAGCCACCGGTACTTTTTGCACTAGAAGCTGAGGAAATAATGTCACGCTACCTGCATACGTCGATCTTCGTCAACGACATGAAAGAGTCGATCGATTTCTACACGCAAAAGCTCGGACTCAAGCTGCTCGAAGGGCCGCTGCACTATCCGGGAAACGCCGACATGGCGTTCGTCGGCCGCGATTGGAACGCGTACATCGAGCTCGTCTACGATTTGGAAGATCATCCGCCGTACGTTGTGGGCAACCGGTACGAGCATCTCGCGATTGAAGTGGACGGCGAGCTTGGGCCCTTTGTGGCGCGGCTGAAAGAGCAGGGCGTCAAGATCATCAAAGACGTGAAGACGACGCCGAGCGGCAAAGGCTCGCTGGCCTTCGTTGAAGATCCTAACGGCATTCCGGTCGAGCTGCTCGAACCGCGCGTTCGGACTTAACGGTACACGAACGGGTCGAGCGGCGCGGAAACCGGTTCGATTGAATCTGCGTGCAATCGCAATCCGTCGCTGCGCTGGACGAGCGCGCCGCGCGCATGCGCCCAGCCGGATCGAAACGTAAGCGGCGAATCCAAGCGGATCGCGATCGGCGCGGCGTCGGCGCGGCAGCATGTGATCGCGTAGCGTACGAGCGCCGTCGCCTTTCCCGAACGCACGACGACGCCGGTGAAGTCTACTCGTTCGCCGGCGAAGGCATCTGCGAGCGTAGTTTCGGTGGCGCGATAGATTGGTGCGGGAGCCGCGAGCATGCAGCCGGCCAGCATAATCATCGGTCCAACGCGCAGCGCAGCACACGACTCGCGGCGATAGCGAAACGTTAAGTACGCAAAGGCGATCGCGCACGGCCAAAGCGCGAGTGCGATCTTCGGATTGACCAGCGCCGCGCCGCCTCGCAATGCAACGAGAGCGCAGGCAAGCGATGCGAGCGCGTACGCGAGACAGTCGTGCCCGTGACGTGAACGCTGCACTCGCACGAATGCGCGCAGATCGACGATGCCGGCTACGCACAGAAACCCCGCGGCGGCAGGCGGTGCGACGGTGCGCGCCATTGCTGCGATCCCGATTGTTCCCAATCCGCACGGCGAACTGATGAACGCCGCCAGTCCGGCGGCCGCGAAAACGATCTCCGGCGGGGCATGAGCTTCGGCAATAGCTGGAAAGAGCGGAACGAGTATCGCGCCCGCAATCGCAAGCGGCCATATTCCGCCGAACTGCGCGAGCACGGAACTCGCGCCGTGCGCGCAATCCCGTTTGCGCAGCGCGCATTCCATAAGAAGTGCGCCGCCTAGCCGCGCCGCCGCGACGAAGGGCCCGAAGACGAGCCACGCCGCAGCCGCCGCCGGCAACGATCGCGCCGACGGTCCCGCTCCGCAGCCGCATCCCAGGTAGGCGGTAAGGCGTCCGCTCCAACGCCACGGCAAACGCACCGCGATCGCACCGGCGAGTACGAACGGCGCGCTCTCCAACAGCATCGCGGCGGCATTCACGACGATTGCGTTCACGCGCATCAATCACGTGCTTGTCCATTGTTCGCTAGGGGTAGGGAAAAATATCAGTAATAACCGTGCGGGAGATGCAAGTGAGGACTGTAACAGTTGGTTCAAGGATTCTAGCAAGCATCGCGACGTGCATGACGGCAGTATTGCCTTTGACGGCGAATGCAAGCCAGGTTACTGCCAAGCCGGCTCGTACGACGCTGCGCGCAAGTGAATATGGTCCGAATGCATATTTTATAAACGGAAGTATCCTAACAAATGCGTTCTTGGCTCTTGCGGCAGTAGAACACGACAAAGGCGCTTTGGCTGACAACGGCTGGTTGATGCAAATGACCGACGATGGGCGGTACTTCAACGCGGCGCCGTCTTCGAACGACCCTATTGCAGTAACGGTGCAAGTGATTGACGGCCGCGCATCTCTAGTAGTCTCTTCGATGATGCCGCCGGCCAGTGCGACAATCGATCTAGGCGCTCTCCGCGCCATCCGGGCAGCGTACAACTTCTTTCAGACGCAAACCGGATTGCCACCGGGGGGCGACCGCGCATTATCGAGCTATGACGTTCTCGTCCACCCCTCCAAAGCTGGTCAATACAATGCTCGTTACGCCGGGAAACTCTTCGTTTGGCTACTGCATCATAAAGATCCGAATGTTAGAAGCACCTTTGCAGGGTGCTTCGACGGATCAGGTTATGAGAAGGAATACCTCGTCGATCCTGGGACGTTCGCAGTCATCGCGCTGCCGTGTAGGTAGAACGGCATGCCGCGCTAGGGGCAGGTCCGGCCCGCAATCCTTTTAAAGACTGCGCCATGCCCTCCAAGCTCGCTGCGCCTCGCGGCACGCAAGACCTCATTCCGCCGCAGTCGGGGCGCTGGCAAGAGCTGGAAGCACGCATTCACGCGCTAGCACGGAGCTACGGTTACGGCGAAATTCGCACGCCGATCTTCGAATCCACCGAACTTTTCGTGCGCGGCGTCGGCGAGACGAGCGACATCGTCGAAAAAGAGATGTACACGTTCCTCGACAAGAGCGAGCGGAGCATGACGCTGCGTCCCGAGTGGACCGCGCCGGTCGTGCGCGCCGCGCTTCAGCACGGACTTTTCGCGCAGGGCGCGCAGCGCCTCTACTATATGGGACCGATCTTCCGCTACGAGCGGCCGCAAGCGGGACGCTATCGCCAATCGCACCAGTTCGGCATCGAGTGCACTGGGTTCAGCGAGCCGGAGGCGGACGCCGAAGTTATTTCTTTGGGTTGGGACTTGCTGCAAACGTACGCTATCAAGGGGGTGACGCTGCATCTCAACTCGATCGGCGACGAAAAATGCCGCCCGCAATATCGCGATGCGTTGCGCGCTCACTTCGGCCCGCATCTCGAGAAACTCAGCACCGATTCGCAGCGCCGCTTAGAGCGCAATCCGCTGCGCGTACTCGACAGCAAGGCGCCCGAAGATCAACCTTTTGTGGAAAACGCGCCGCAGTTCGAAAGTTTTTTGTGTGCCGATTGCCGCACGCACTTCGAGAGCGTCAAACGCATTCTCGACGCGAGCGGCGTTCCGTACACGGTCGATCCGAAGATCGTGCGCGGTTTGGACTATTACACGCGGACCGTTTTTGAATTCGTTTCAGACGTGCTTGGCGCGCAAAACACGATCTGCGCCGGCGGGCGCTACGACGGCCTCGTCGGATCGCTCGGCGGCCCCGAGGTTCCGGCCGTGGGCTTCGCCTTGGGAATGGAACGCTTTCTCACGGTCGTCGCGATCGGGTCGGACGAAGAAGCGCGCCGTGAGGGTGTTCAGGCAATTGCGATTGGGCCGCAGGCGCTGGAAGCGTTGCTTCCGCTGGTGGCCGGGCTACGGCGCAAAGGCGGCGGGCCGGTCTTCATTGACTACGGCGATCGGAAGCTGTTGCCGCAACTCAAGATCGCCGATCGCAACAACGCGCGGTACGCCCTCATTTTGGGCGAGAAAGAACTGGCCGAAAAAACCATCGTTTTGCGCGACCTGGTGACGCGCGCGGACCGGACCTTGCCCTTCGGAAAAGATACTCTGGAGGCGCTCGGTGAAATGAGAGAGTGATGGACGAGCAGCAGACCCTCAAAGAGCTCCTGGAGATCATGCACGAGAACGATCTCGACGCGCTCAAGGTCAAGATGGGCGACGCGATCTTCGAATTGGTCCGCCGCGACCCGGCAGCCCCCGCGGCCGCGCCGGCGCCCGCCGCGCCCAGCGCGCCCGGGGCCGCGCCGCAGGCGGGTGCGCCCGCCGCCTCTGCCAACGTGAAAAAAGTGACCGCGCCGCTGGTTGGCGTCTTCTATCGCTCCGCCGCGCCGGACGCCGAGTCATTCGTAAAGGAAGGCGACCGCGTCGAGCCCGGCCAGGTGCTCTGCATTCTGGAAGCGATGAAGCTCTTCAACGAGATCACCAGCGACTACGCCGGCATCGTAACGCGCATCGTTCCGGAGAACGGCGAGCTGGTCTCGCTCGGTCAGGAACTCTTTTGGATCGAACCGTAGACGTACGCGGCCGTCGCGGCTACGACGAACTGATCGCGGACCGGCGCGGAATCTACGACGCACCGCATTACCGCTTGCAAGTCGAGGCGATCGCCGATGTGATCGTCAAGGCGTTGCGGCGCGGCAACAAAGTCTTGTGGATGGGCAACGGCGGCAGCGCGGCGGAAGCGCAGCATATGGCAGCCGAACTGAGCGGCCGTTTCTTACGCGAGCGCCCTGGTCTGTACAGCGAAGCGTTGAGCGTCAACACGTCGGCGCTCACCGCGATCGGCAACGACTTCGGATTCGATCACGTCTTCGAGCGGCAGATCGAAGCGTTCGTTCAGCCGGGCGACGTGGTGATCGGCTTAACGACCAGCGGCGAGTCGAAGAACATCGTTCTCGCGTTTCAAGAGGCGCAGCGGCGCGAAGCGTTTACGGTGGCGTTTACCGGAAACGGCGGCGGAAAAGTGGCGGAGATCGCCGACCTCGTCTTGCTCGGACCTGACGGCTACTCGGCGATCGTGCAAGAAGTGCACCAAACCATGGCGCACATCGTCTGCGATCTCGTCGAGCAGCGCATCATCTTCGAAACGTAATGAGCCGCACGCAAACGCTCGCGCCGCCGGACGCGCACACGCTTTTCGATCGCATGCGCGAGCGGCGCGTGCTCGTCGTCGGCGACGTCATGGTCGACGAATGGATCTGGGGCAGCGTCAGCCGCATTTCGCCCGAGGCGCCGGTGCCTGTGGTTGCCGTCAGCGATCATTCGTTCACGCTCGGCGGCGCGGGCAACGTTGCGAACAACTTATGCGCGCTGGGCGCGCGCGTCGCATTTGCCGGCGCGGTGGGCGCCGACGGCTTCGCGCATTACGTCGCCGATCTGCTCGCCGACGAAGGCGTGGGCAGCGAAGGCCTGGTCACGATCTCGGATCGACCGACGACTCGCAAAACGCGGGTGGTCGCGCACAACCAGCAGGTCGTGCGCGCCGATTGGGAATGCACGTCCGCGCTGGACGCGGCCGATCGTGCGCGTTTGCACGCAATCGTGGCGCGCGAAGCGGCGCAGGCCGACGCCGTGGTGCTCAGCGATTACGCGAAGGGGCTTTTCTCGCGCGAGTTGGTTGAAGCCGCACTCGTCTGCCCGATCGTCGTCGCGGATCCGAAACCGCAGAACCTCGATCTCTTCGCGGGCGTGACGTGCGTCGCGCCAAACTCGCACGAGGCCGAAGAAGCAACCGGCATCGCGATCAGCAGCGATGCGTCGCTCGAGCGCGCGGGCGAAGCGCTTTTGAAGCGGCTGAATTGCCGGTACGTGGTGATCACGCGCGGTGAACACGGCATGTCGCTGGTCGGCAAGGACCGCGAGAAGCTGCACATCCCGTCGGTCGCGCGCACGGTCTTCGACGTCAGCGGCGCGGGCGATACGGTGACGGCCGTGCTTTCATTGGCGCTAGCCGCCGGTGCGCCGATTGAGTTTGCACTGCAGCTCGCGAATTTCGCCGCGGGCGCGGTGGTCGAAAAACTTGGAACGGCGACGGCGTCGCCCGGTGAGATCCTGGCGCTCGTCGAGCACGGCACGCCGGCGCGCGATGAACGCTGACCAATTCTCCGGCTCGCTGCTGACGACCGAAGCCGCCGTCGCCTGGCGCGAAGCGCTCCGCAAGGAAAAAAAACGCGTCGTCTTCACCAACGGCGTCTTCGATCTCGTGCATGCGGGACACGTTGACTATCTGGCATGGGCGCGCGCCCAAGGCGACGCGCTGATCGTCGGATTGAACACCGACGAATCCGTGCGGCGCATCAAGGGTCCGGCTCGGCCGATTCAGCCGTTCGCGGAGCGTGCGCGCGTCTTGACGGCGTTGCGCAGCGTGGACGCCGTCGTCGGTTTCGGCGAGCGCACGCCGGAAGTGCTGATCGATAAGCTGCGTCCCGATGTGCACGTCAAGAGCGCGCAGTATCGTGAGGAAGAGCTGCCCGAGCGCGACGTGGTGCTGCAGCATGGCGGGGTGATCAAGCTCGCGCCGCATCTCGAAGGCGCCAGCACGACCGATCTAATAGCGCGCATATTAAAGTTGTACGGCGAGTGAAACTCGCGATTACCTGCAACGGACCGGGCGAGACGGCCGGGTGGCTGCGTCCGCTGCTGCGCGAACTCTACGCAATCGAGCCCGCCGCCGAGGTGCACGTCTTCTACGTTCCGGACGACTACGCAACCGGGGCCGAGCCGGCATACGTGCGCGAGCTGTTTTCGCAAGCGCACGTCTACGACGTCAAAACGTACGTGGCCGCGGCACTCGGCCGGCGGATCGCCGGCGTGCCCGATCGCGTTGACGCGGTGCTTTATTTGGGCGGCGACTTGATGCACGCGTCGCGCCTGCATCGCAAATTGGGCGGCAGCCTCATGACCTATCGCTTCACGCGTCGCAAGTATGCGCGCGTCACGGAACGCGCGTTTGCGATCGATGCAAAAAATGCGGCCGAGCTAATTGTCGCCGGAATCGCATCCGAACGCGTTACGATTGCCGGCAATCTGGCGATCGACGGCGCGTTGGTCGAAGCCGCGGCGCCGGTCGAACCGGGCGCGCCGGTGGACGGCATGCTGTTTAT from Candidatus Rubrimentiphilum sp. includes:
- the hisS gene encoding histidine--tRNA ligase; the encoded protein is MPSKLAAPRGTQDLIPPQSGRWQELEARIHALARSYGYGEIRTPIFESTELFVRGVGETSDIVEKEMYTFLDKSERSMTLRPEWTAPVVRAALQHGLFAQGAQRLYYMGPIFRYERPQAGRYRQSHQFGIECTGFSEPEADAEVISLGWDLLQTYAIKGVTLHLNSIGDEKCRPQYRDALRAHFGPHLEKLSTDSQRRLERNPLRVLDSKAPEDQPFVENAPQFESFLCADCRTHFESVKRILDASGVPYTVDPKIVRGLDYYTRTVFEFVSDVLGAQNTICAGGRYDGLVGSLGGPEVPAVGFALGMERFLTVVAIGSDEEARREGVQAIAIGPQALEALLPLVAGLRRKGGGPVFIDYGDRKLLPQLKIADRNNARYALILGEKELAEKTIVLRDLVTRADRTLPFGKDTLEALGEMRE
- the purH gene encoding bifunctional phosphoribosylaminoimidazolecarboxamide formyltransferase/IMP cyclohydrolase, yielding MPEAALFSLTDKAGAPELAKALVARGCAIYATSGTREVLAASGIPSHDVEEVTGFPALFGGLIKTLHPKLLGGILFDRDDAGHRAQALQYGIHPFSVVAVNLYPFEAIDIGGVALLRAAAKNYRHVTVLSDPSQYGAFLEALDRGGPSEAERKQLAVRAFERASEYDVAIARHLAEGEKDAEELPGALTVAMPLSQQLRYGENPQLRAAFYLGNSRLVPEQLHGKALSYNNLLDLDATLRLLSRAALGAEFGSQRERFVRTAIVKHTVPCGVAQRSTVQKAIGEALQADPISAYGGILATDGAIDLPAAQALAPFFLEIVAAPDFAPDALQMLQKKKNLRIMRYDPHLPDELQRGLQLRSALGGVLAEEEDPAFDAESWRVVSSRQPLKQEWHDLALAWDVVRHVKSNGVAIVSDGVTRGICAGQTNRVSAVEIAGLRAGKLAKGAACASDGFFPFPDGLEAAAAAGCTAVIAPSGSVRDNEVVATADKLKVSLVFSSHRYFLH
- the rfaE1 gene encoding D-glycero-beta-D-manno-heptose-7-phosphate kinase, giving the protein MSRTQTLAPPDAHTLFDRMRERRVLVVGDVMVDEWIWGSVSRISPEAPVPVVAVSDHSFTLGGAGNVANNLCALGARVAFAGAVGADGFAHYVADLLADEGVGSEGLVTISDRPTTRKTRVVAHNQQVVRADWECTSALDAADRARLHAIVAREAAQADAVVLSDYAKGLFSRELVEAALVCPIVVADPKPQNLDLFAGVTCVAPNSHEAEEATGIAISSDASLERAGEALLKRLNCRYVVITRGEHGMSLVGKDREKLHIPSVARTVFDVSGAGDTVTAVLSLALAAGAPIEFALQLANFAAGAVVEKLGTATASPGEILALVEHGTPARDER
- the accB gene encoding acetyl-CoA carboxylase biotin carboxyl carrier protein — encoded protein: MDEQQTLKELLEIMHENDLDALKVKMGDAIFELVRRDPAAPAAAPAPAAPSAPGAAPQAGAPAASANVKKVTAPLVGVFYRSAAPDAESFVKEGDRVEPGQVLCILEAMKLFNEITSDYAGIVTRIVPENGELVSLGQELFWIEP
- a CDS encoding SIS domain-containing protein, whose translation is MDRTVDVRGRRGYDELIADRRGIYDAPHYRLQVEAIADVIVKALRRGNKVLWMGNGGSAAEAQHMAAELSGRFLRERPGLYSEALSVNTSALTAIGNDFGFDHVFERQIEAFVQPGDVVIGLTTSGESKNIVLAFQEAQRREAFTVAFTGNGGGKVAEIADLVLLGPDGYSAIVQEVHQTMAHIVCDLVEQRIIFET
- the smc gene encoding chromosome segregation protein SMC; the protein is MKTFGFKTFADPTTLEFGGGITAIVGPNGSGKSNLIDAFRWGLGEQSSKSLRSGKMEDVIFAGNEKRKPLGLAEVTITFDNSDRRLAIDFEEVEIARRAYRAGEIEYYINRNQVRLRDVLDLLMGTGLGPGSYSIVSQGQIDAILTSKPTDRRALFEETAGIAKFLARKNESLRRLEQTEANAIRINDLIVELERRIPELDTQVRRARRYRKLNTRVRDLEILSYIRASASRRGERETLKAELSRNEELRGAGAAKAATLGAQLAQARTDAYRQELALEELRTKTQTVRADLARLEAEYAASQARREALEAQDTQTSQDAERVRQERETLEATIASLEARLGPLQAELEAARDGELAAQAALSHARGELDAIFTQLREVEAAASLSAARKAERRVQYQNARTESERFENDLRTANDAAERLQIAAGGATHRYGEREAQLNALETQLLDARGRIEDAEKLASAAQSDLAQAQTAHREYSSEVAAAQSRLHTIEELENAMEGHVPGTRAVVEAWQRGELRGIEGIVSNLIEIDEQYARAMDVAFGVRLSNIVTQTSEDAERAIDFLNVKEVGRATFLPLDTLKNRTGKELTAELRGMKGIIGYAHTLVRTAPQYESIVRFLVGSVLLVDTLQTGIDLVRNRGFRETIVTLSGEQIAGGGAITGGRYKRERSILSRRAQAQTLRERLTEMRTHLQQLESQLERNANESVKAIEARDAARAFFTRTELSLAEVRGEMATAAAEAERMQQDFAASQARIAELQAAAESARARELEFEKLPEEADDADRARLETLLREARERIAQAEAAQAEATRVAGELRERQAALGAEDHAARARFGLIDADVERARAAREQMHADIAHLNAQVQTGAAQLETLRVAVAETDANFEAARRERETLSDRVTQLESDVRTAELEERDIAAGGESHRMRLAEIEAELGMLVSQFAQNPATDEECREVEERYKEEPDEVTVDLPRLREELARLSNVNLNAEADREELSQREQFLRAQLDDLAKARETLLQSIAEIEQLTQAQFNETFELVAAAFTEMYARLIGGGEARMWQTNPENLSETGIEISVQPPGKKLMPLAALSGGERALTAAALIFALITVRPSPFYLLDEVDAALDDANVERFSKMVRELATESQMVIVTHNKQTMELADRLYGVTMREAGISSIISAELSEDDQRAEAAIA
- the rfaE2 gene encoding D-glycero-beta-D-manno-heptose 1-phosphate adenylyltransferase yields the protein MNADQFSGSLLTTEAAVAWREALRKEKKRVVFTNGVFDLVHAGHVDYLAWARAQGDALIVGLNTDESVRRIKGPARPIQPFAERARVLTALRSVDAVVGFGERTPEVLIDKLRPDVHVKSAQYREEELPERDVVLQHGGVIKLAPHLEGASTTDLIARILKLYGE
- a CDS encoding VOC family protein, giving the protein MSRYLHTSIFVNDMKESIDFYTQKLGLKLLEGPLHYPGNADMAFVGRDWNAYIELVYDLEDHPPYVVGNRYEHLAIEVDGELGPFVARLKEQGVKIIKDVKTTPSGKGSLAFVEDPNGIPVELLEPRVRT